GCGGTCTTCCCAGCGCAGCATCGTCAGATCGCCGCCCCAACAGCAGCCGGTATCCAGCCCGATCACGCCCTCCGGCGTGCCCTTGCCTTCCAGCGAGGCCCAGTGGCCGAAGATGATGGTATATTCCGGATCCACCAGGCGCGGCAGATCGAACCATGGCTTCAGCGGCGCTGGCGCTGTGCCTGGCGCATCTTTACAGATCATATCGAGCTGGCCGTTGGGGAAGCAGTAGCGCATGCGAGTGAACGCATTGGTGCTGAAACGCAGGCGAGCCAGGCCGCTCAGCTCCGGCGCCCAGTTGTTCGGCATGTCGCCGTACATGGCGTCGAGAAACAGCGGGTAGCTGTCGCTGCTCAATACCGCTTCCACTTCACGTGCGCACATTTTCGCGGTGTCGATATCCCACTGCGGAGTGATGCCGGCATGCGCCATCACCAGCTTTTGCTCGTCATCCACCTGCAGCACCGGTTGGCGGCGCAGCCAGTTGATCAGCTCGTCGGCGTCCGGCGCCTCAAGCAGAGGGGTGATGCGATCTTTGGGTTTGTTGCGGCTGATGCCGGCGTAGACCGCCAGCAGGTGCAGATCGTGGTTGCCCAGCACCATGCGCACCGCCGGGCCGAGTGAGCGCACGAAGCGCAGCACGTCCAGAGAGGCGGGGCCGCGCGCCACCAGATCGCCGGTCAGCCACAATTGATCGCGCGCGGGATCGAAAGCAGCCTGAGCCAGCAGCGACTTCAGTTCATTAAAACAGCCGTGAACGTCGCCGATAAGGTATGTCGACATAATTAATGGATCAGCGTTGGAATGGCTAAGCGAAACACGGGAATAGCGGTGCGGAACGGTTGACCCTGATGGTCAACCATTTCGTAATGGCCTTCCATGGTGCCCAGCGGCGTTTCCAGAATGGCGCCGCTGGTATACTGAAATTCTCCGCCGGGCGGAATGACGGGCTGTTCGCCAATCACTCCTTCACCCTGAACTTCGGTTTGGCGGCCGTTGCTGTTGGTGATCAGCCAGTAACGGCCCAGCAGTTGCACGTCGGTCCGCCCCAGATTGCGGATGGTGATGGTATAGGCGAAGACGTAACGCTCTTCTTCAGGGATCGACTGTGATTCCACATAGATGCTCTGAACCTGAATACACACGCGGGGCGAATCAATCATGACAACAACTCCTTATTGCTGCGGCGCCGGATTGGCTGACAGCCAGTTCGCCAGCTTGCAATACTGCGCCACAGAAATATTTTCTGCTCTGAGCGAAGGATCGACGCCCAGCTCCGTCAGCTGCTCCGGCGTAAACAGGTCGCCCAGGCTGTTGCGGATGGTTTTCCGCCGCTGGTTGAACGCCTGCGTGGTGATGCGGCTCAGCATGCGCACGTCACTCACCGGGTTCGGCATTACGCTGTGCGGCACCAGACGCACTACGGCGGAATCGACCTTCGGCGGCGGCGCGAACGCGGTCGGCGGCACTTCCAGCACCGGGATGACGTTGCAGTAGTACTGCGCCATCACGGTCAAACGCCCGTAGGCCTTGCTGTTCGGGCCGGCCACCAGACGGTTGACCACCTCTTTTTGCAACATAAAGTGCATGTCGCGGATTGCCTGAGTATAGCTGAAAAGGTGGAACATCAGAGGCGTCGAAATATTGTACGGCAGGTTACCAAATACGCGCAGTGGTTGGCCAGCTTCCTCGGCCAGTTCGGCGAAATTCACCGTCATGGCGTCCTGCTGGCGGATGGTCAGCTTGTCTTTCAGCTGCGGGTGATTCTCCAGCCGGGTAGCCAGATCGCGGTCCAGCTCGATCACCGTCATGCGGTCCATGCGTGCGCCGACCGGCTCGGTCAGGGCGCCGAGACCGGGGCCGATCTCGACTACCGCTTCGCCCGGCTGCGGGTGAATGGCGGAGACAATGCTATCGATGACAAACTGATCGGTTAAAAAGTTTTGTCCAAAGCGTTTGCGGGCAAAGTGCCCTTGGTGGACTCTGTTATTCATTACAATTAATTATCATTTTAATGGCGAGATTCAGGGCCGTTTGGAAACTGCCGACATCGGCGGTGCCGGTGCCGGCCAGTTCCAGAGCGGTACCGTGGTCGACCGAGGTGCGTATGAAAGGCAAACCGAGGGTGATATTCACCGCGCGGCCGAACCCTTGGTATTTTAGCACCGGCAGCCCCTGATCGTGATACATCGCCAGCACCGCATCGGCATCTTGCAGATATTTGGGCTGGAACAGGGTGTCCGCCGGCAGCGGGCCGACAAGATGGATACCGTCAGCGCGCAGCGCATCGAGCGCCGGGATGATGGTGTCTATCTCTTCGTGCCCCATATGGCCGCCTTCCCCGGCGTGGGGGTTCAGACCGCAAACGTAAATGTGCGGCCGGGCGATGCCAAATTTGGTTTTCAGATCGTGGTCGAGGATGCGGATGACTTCGAACAGGCTCTGTTGCGTGATGGCGCCCGGCACCGCCAGCAGCGGCAGGTGGGTGGTCGCCAGCGCCACGCGCAGTTCTTCGGTCGCGAGCATCATCACCACGCGATCGCAGCGGCTGCGATCGGCAAAGAATTCGGTATGGCCGATAAACGGCACGCCGGCGTCGTTGATCACGCCTTTGTTAACCGGGCCGGTGATCAGCGCAGCGAATTCGCCGTTCAGGCAGCCGTCGCAGGCGCGCGCCAGCGTTTCCACTACGTAGGCGCTGTTGCCGACGTTCAGCTCCCCTGCGGTGACCGGGTGAGCGAGCTGAACCGGCAGCACGGTCAGCGTGCCGGCGCGTTGCGCTTCGGCCGGCTGCTGCGGCTGGTAGTCGCGCAGCGTCAACGGCAAGCCTAAACGCTTGGCGCGTTCAAGCAGCAGGGCCGGATCGGCGCACACCACCAGCTCAACAGGCCAATCCTGTTGCGCCAGCGCTGCCACCAAATCCGGCCCTACCCCGGCGGGTTCGCCGGGGGTAATGACGACGCGTTTATTGCTGTGCATCGCTGCCATCGAGGATCTTCACGTAAGCCTGGGCGCGCTGTTCCTGCATCCAGGTCTGCGCTTCTTCGGCGAACTTACGGTTGAACAGCATACGGTAAGCGCGATCTTTTTGCGCGGCGTCGGTCTTATCCACTTGGCGGGTATCCAGCAGCTGGATCAGGTGCCAGCCGAAGGAAGAGTGGACCGGCGCGCTGATTTCACCCTTGCTCAGCTTCAGCAATGCATCGCGGAAGGCCGGATCGTAGATGTCCGGGGAAGCCCAGCCCAGATCGCCGCCCTGCATGGCGGAACCCGGATCTTGCGACAGCTGTTTGGCTTCGTCGGCAAACTTGGCGCGGCCGCTCTTGATCGCTTCCGCAACGGATTGCAGTTTAGCGCGCGCCTGATCGTCGGTCAGCACCACGGAAGGTTTCAGCAGGATGTGACGGGCGTGCACTTCGGTGACCGACACTGACTGGCTGGCGCCGCGGATGTCGTTCACTTTCAGGATGTGGAAGCCGACGCCGGAACGGATTGGGCCGACGACGTCGCCTTTCTTGGCGCTTACCAGACGTTCCGCGAACAGGGTCGGGATCTCTTGCAGCTTGCCCCAGCCCATGTTGCCGCCTTTCAGCGCCTGAGAGTCGGCGGAGTAGGTGATCGCCAGCTTGCCGAAGTCGGCGCCGCTGTTGATCTCACCCACCAGGCGTTTGGCCAGCTCTTCGGCTTTGTCGACCTGCTGCTGAGACGGGTTCTCCGGCAGCGGGATCAGGATGTGGCTGATGTTCATTTCGGTGTCGCTGCCGTTCTGCGCGCCCACCTGTTTCGCCAGCGAGTCGACTTCCTGCGGCAGGATGGTAACGCGGCGGCGCACTTCGTTGTTACGCACTTCGGAGATCAGCATCTCTTTACGAATCTGAGAACGGTAGGTGTTGTAGTTCAACCCTTCGTACGACAGACGGCTACGCAGCTGATCGACGCTCATGCGGTTCTGCGCGGCGATATTGGCGATCGCCTTGTCCAGATCGGCGTCGGACACGGTGATGCCCATTTTCTTGGCCATCTGCAGCTGGATGTTATCCATGATCAGGCGTTCGATGATCTGATGGCGCAGCGTCTTGTCGTCCGGCAGTTGCTGGCCGGCTTGTTGAGCGTTGAGCTTCACTGATTGCAACAGACCGTTGACGTCGCTTTCGAGTACCACGCCGTTATCCACGACGGCGGCGACTTTATCCACTTCTTGGGGTGCTGCGAACGCGGCATTGGCGCAAACCACCAATCCGAGAATAAGCGTTCTCCAGTTCTTCATACATTTCCCATTATGTAATCCGCAAATGCGGGTGAAAGTTCTCGTTTTCAAAGTGTTGCAAAGCGTCAGAATGCGCGCTGATACGGCAGAATGCCGGAGCGCAGCATTTCCGCGGAGCCGAGACTATGATCGCTGCTCAGGCCGCGCAGTTCGACGTTGAACGAAACTCTGTTGTCGTAAACGCTGGTATTGTTGCTGGTATTCCAGTCGGTGATCTTGCGCTCATAGCCCAGTGTCACCGCCCAGCAGCAGGTGTTGTACTTCAGCCCCACCAACTGATCGGCAGATTGTTTGGCGCGGGTGTCGTAATAGTACGCCCCGACCACCGCCCAACGATCGGCGATCGGCCAGCTGCCGGTGATGCCCACCTGCGAGATGCCATCCTGGAAGGCCGGAACCTGCCTGGTGTTCAGCGCCGTCTGGATATATTCCGGCGTGGCGTAACGGTAATTCAACTGCACCACGCGCTCGGCGTCCTGGCGGTATTCCACCACGCCGTTGCCCAGCGAGACGCTGTTCAGGCGGGTGTCGTACTGCAGGCCGCCGCGCAGGCCCCAACGATCGTCGATTTTCCAATAGGTATCGCCGGCCCAGGCCACGCTGCCGGTATCGTCATTGTTGTCGTAACCGGTCATCTGATCACCGGTACGGGAACGGCTGAAGTAGTAGATTTGACCCACGGAAGCATTAAAACGTTCAACCAGCGCGTCATCATAAATGCGGGTGGTCAAACCGGTGGAAACGCGGTTCTGTGAAGCGATGCGATCCAGGCCGCTGTAGGTGCGGTCGCGGAACAGGCCGGAGTAGTCGGTCTGCAGCAGCGTGGTGTCGTAGGTGTAGATGTTGCTCTGGTTGCGATACGGCACGTACAGGTACTGCACGCGCGGCTCCAGCGTCTGGGTGGCGCCTTCGGCCCAGATCATCGGCCTCTCAAACACTAGCTTGCCGTCGACCTTGAACTGCGGCAAGACGCGGTTGACCGAATCATCAAGGTCCGGTGCAGCGGCACCTTTGCGGCTCTGATAGTTGGCAGCAAAACCGTCAGGAATATCCTGCTGGTAGTGGGTCGCCATCAGCTTGGCTTCGGTGTTCAGGCTGGCCCAGCCGTTGGTGAGCGGCAGGTTGAGCGTCGGCTCCATATGCAGACGGGTGGCGTCCGGGCTGTACGGGTTGACGCTGGTGAACTTGGCCGCCTGGCCGTAAATATGGAAATCGAACGGGCCGAGGTCGTTTTTGTAGTAGTTCAGATCCAACTGCGGCTGCACCTTGTAGGTATCAGACAGGGTGCGGTCGGTATTGTCATAAATCTGGAACTGTTTGGAGCTCAGCGTGGCGTTCCAGTTCTCGTTGGCGTAGCCGAGGCTGAATTTCTGCGTGGCGTAGCCATCGGTGGTGGAGCCGTACTTGGAGTCCAGATCGGTGAAGTATTTGTAATCGCTGACTTTGGTGTAGTCGACGTTGAAGCGCCACACCTGGTCCATCACGCCGTTGTGGTTCCAGTAGAACAGCCAACGGGTGCTGTTGTTCGGATCTTCCTTGCTGTATTCCTTGTCGTCCGGCAGCCAGTCGAACTCCATCAGGCCAAGGCCCGGTTGCACCAGATAGCGGAACTCGGTCTGCCACTGCAGGCCGCGCTTGGACATATAGTGCGGCGTAATGGTGGCGTCATAGTTCGGCGCGATGTTCCAGTAGTACGGCAACATGAACTCGAAGCCGTTGTTGCTGCCGTACTTGGCGTTCGGGATCAGGAAGCCGGAACGGCGCTTGTCGCCGACCGGCAGCTGCAGGTACGGGCTGTAGAACACCGGCACGCCGCCGATGCGGAAGCGGGCGTTCCACACTTCCGCCACCTGCTCTTCGCGATCGTGGATCACTTCGGAGCCGACCACGCTCCAACTGTCGTCGCCCGGCAGACAGGAGGTAAAGGTGCCGTTTTCCAGAATGGTGTAACGGTTGGCGCCGCGCATTTTCATCTTGTCGGCGTCGCCGCGCCCCTGACGGCCCACCATCTGGTAGTCGCCTTCATAGACGTCGGTATCTTTGGTGTTCAGGTTCGACCATGCCTTCGGGCCTTTCAGTTTGATCTGATTGTCGCTGTAGTGCACGTCGCCGGTGGCGGTGACGGTGCGTACCGGTTCCGCCTGGCCAGGGTTTTGCGTCTGGTTCAGCTCAACTTCTTTGGCGGTCAGGGTGCTGTTGCCCTGCTCGACACGCACGTTGCCGCTGAACAGGGCGCTTTTCGGGTAGTCGGCGCGCGAGTCATCGGCATTGATGGTCACCGGCTGGCTGTTCGGATCGCCGCTGACCAAAGGCTTGTCGTAAACGGGAACGCCAAGCATGCATTGCTCGGCCAGATCAGCCAGCGCATGCTGACTGTAGAGTGCCGTCCAAATCATCGTGGCCAGCAGTGTTGGGAAACTTTTTTTCATACGCGGTTTTGGTGTTCCGTCATCAGAGGCGTCATGTCCGGCAAACGGTCAGAGACTATATTACTCATCTGCGTTGCGCTAGTGCTAAATCCAGCCGTTTACTTGCGTCGTCGTTAGGCGCAAAGATAAATGACAGGTATGATAATCCAAATTCTGGGAAAAATCGCCTGCACCCTTTCCTGAAGCGAAGGGGAGTGGGCGGCTTTCGGCATGATAATTGAGGAGTATATGCAGTATTGGGGAAAACTGCTCGGCGTCATCGTCGCCATTTGGTCTGGCGCGGGATTCTGGGGTGTAGTTCTGGGGCTGATTATCGGTCATATGATCGATACGGCGCGCAGTAATAAGCGCAGCCGGGGGTTCTTCACCGACCAGCAAACGCGGCAAACGCTGTTTTTCCGCACCACTTTTCAGGTGATGGGCCACCTGACCAAATCCAAAGGACGCGTTACCGAGGCGGATATCCAGATCGCCAGCCTGTTCATGGATCGCCTGCAGCTGCACGGCGAAGCGCGCATCGCGGCGCAGCAGGCGTTCCGCGAGGGCAAACAGAGCCAGTTCCCGCTGCGTGAGACACTGCAGCAGTTCCGCAGCATCTGTTTCGGCCGCTTCGATTTGATTCGGATGTTTCTGGAAATTCAGATTCAGGCGGCGTTCGCCGACGGCTCGCTGCATCCGAACGAACGTCAGGTGCTGTACGTCATCGCCGAAGAGCTGGGCATTTCGCGCGCGCAGTTCGATCAGTTCCTCAGCATGATGGAAGGTGGGCGCCAGTTCGGCGGCGGTCAGCAGGGCGGATATTCGCAGGGCGGCTATCAGCAGGCTCAGCGTGGCCCGACGCTTGAAGATGCGTGCAAGGTGCTCGGCGTGCGCAGCAGCGACGATGCTACCACCATCAAACGCGCCTACCGCAAGTTGATGAGCGAACACCATCCGGATAAGCTGGTGGCGAAAGGCTTGCCGCCGCAGATGATGGAAATGGCCAAGCAGAAAGCGCAGGAGATTCAGGCGGCGTACGACCTGATCAAACGCGAGAAAGGCTTTAAATAACGATACCCGTCATACTTCGAGCTGCAGGTGTGTTGGCTGCCCGCGCTTACCCCGGTCACGTACTTTTTGTACGCTCCCGGGACTGCGCTTAGTTGCCGCCTTTCTGCAGCTCGAATTATTTAGGGTATCCCTGGGCGATGAGCTCAGAAATCCGGCTCGGCGCGAAAGTGCATCGGCGTTTGGAAGGCGGGATGGGTGATGCGCAGCTCTTGCGCATGCAACTGCAGCCGCGGCGCCATCGCCTTGGCCTCCGGCGGGGCGTAGAAACCGTCGCCGAGGATCGGGTGTCCCAGCGCCAGCATGTGCACCCGCAGCTGGTGCGAGCGGCCGGTGATCGGCGTCAGCTTTACGCGCGTGCTGCCGTCGGCGTCGCGCGACAGTACCAAATACTCCGTCTGCGCCGCTTTGCCGGTTTCAAAACACACCTTTTGCAGTGGCCGGTTCGGCCAATCGCAGATCAGCGGCAAGTCCACCAACCCTTCGTCATGCGCCATATGCCCCCAAACGCGGGCGATATAGGATTTCTTCGGTTCGCGTTCGCGAAATTGACGCTTCAGCTCACGCTCGGCGGCCTTGTTGAGCGCCACCACGATCACCCCGCTGGTGGCCATGTCCAGCCGGTGCACCGATTCGGCGGCCGGATGATCGGTCTGAATGCGGGTCATCAGGCTGTCTTTGTTTTCCGGCGCGCGGCCGGGCACCGACAGCAAGCCGCTGGGCTTGTTGACCACCATGATGTGTTCATCCTGATACAGGATGTGCAGCGGGTCCTGCGGGGGATTGTAGGGTTCCATCTTGGCTCCGCGAAAAGGGCCGAACGGGGAGGCGGTTGCCTCCCCGCGTCGCGCCGGTTACTGGTGGGTGACCACCACCAGACGAATGGCGTCCAGACGCCAGCCGGCTTCATTGAGGTTGGCCAGCACCTGACGGCGGTTGAACTCCAGCGTTTCGACTTCGTCGTCGCGGATGTTCGGGTTGACCGCTTTCAACGCTTCCAGACGCGCCAGCTCGGCGCTCAGTTTGTCATCCGCCTCTTGCTTCGCCTGTTCGATAAGCGTGCGCGCCTGCGCTTCCACCAGACTTTCCGCCTGCTGCAGCATGGCGTGTACGTCTTGCTGCACGGCGTTGACCAACTTGCTGGAGGTGTGGCGGTTGACCGCGTTCAACTGGCGGTTGAAGCTTTCGAACTCGACCTGCGCCGCCAGGTTAGTGCCTTTGCGATCCATCAGCATGCGGATCGGCGTCGGCGGCAGGAAGCGGGTCAGCTGCAGGTGTTTTGGCGCCTGGGCTTCCACCACGTAGACCAGCTCAACCAGCAGGGTGCCGACCGGCAAGGCTTTGTTTTTCAGCAGGGACACGGCACAGCTGCCGGTGTCGCCGGACAGGATCAGATCCAGGCCGTTGCGGATGATCGGGTGCTCCCAGCTGACGAACTGCGCGTCTTCGCGCGACAGCGCCTGGTCGCGGTCGAAGGTGACGGTGCAGCCGTCCTGCGGCAGGCCAGGGAAGTCGGGCACCAGCATATGATCGGACGGCGTCAGCACGATCAGGTTGTCGCTGCGGTCTTCCTGATTGATGCCGACGATGTCGAACAGGTTGAGCGCGAAGCCCACCAGGTTGACGTCGTTATCCTGCTCGGCGATGGCGGCGGCCAGCGCCTGGGCCTTGTCGCCGCCGTTGGAGTGCATCTCCAGCAGGCGGTCGCGGCCCTGTTCCAGTTGGGCTTTCAACTGATCGTGCTGCTGGCGGCAGGCGTGGATGAATTCGTCGAAGCCTTCCTGTTCGGTCGGTGCGGCCAGATAGCCGATCAACTGCTCGTAGCAGCTGTCGTAGATGGTGCGGCCGGTCGGGCAGGTGTGTTCGAAGGCATCCAGCCCCTCGTGGAACCAACGGCCCAGCACCGCCTGCGCGGTGTGCTCCAGGTAAGGCACCATGATTTGGATATCGTGCATCTGGCCGATACGGTCCAGACGGCCGATGCGCTGCTCCAGCAGATCCGGGTTGAACGGCAGATCGAACATCACCAGCTGGCTGGCGAACTGGAAGTTGCGGCCTTCGGAGCCGATCTCGGAACACAGCAGCACCTGCGCGCCTTCCTCTTCGGAGGCGAAGTAGGCGGCGGCGCGGTCGCGCTCGATGATAGACAGCCCTTCGTGGAACACCGCGGCGCGGATCGCTTCACGCTCGCGCAGCACCTGCTCCAGCTGCAGCGCGGTGTCGGCTTTGGCGCAGATCACCAGCACTTTTTCGTTGCGGTTGGCCAGCAGGTAGTCCAGCAGCCACTCGACGCGCGGGTCGAAGTTCCACCAGGTGGCGTTCTCGCCTTCGAATTCCTGGTAGATCTGCTCCGGGTACAGCATGTCGCGCGCGCGCGCTTCGACGGACTTCTTGGCGCCCATGATGCCGGAGACTTTGATCGCGGTCTGGTACTGGGTCGGCAACGGCAGCTTGATCTGGTGCAGGTTGCGGTGCGGGAAGCCCTTCACGCCGTTACGGGTGTTGCGGAACAGCACGCGGCTGGTGCCGTGGCGATCCATCAGCATGGAAACCAGCTCCTGACGCGCCTGCTCGGCGTTGTCGCCTTCGCTGTTGGCGGCTTTGAGCAGCGGTTCGATGTCCTGCTCGTCGATCAGCTCGCCCAGCAGGTTCAGCTTGTCGTCGGCCAGGCGTTCACCGCTCAGCAGCAGGGTGACGGCGTCGGCTACCGGGCGGTATTTCTGCTGCTCGGCAACAAACTCGCCGTAGTCGTGGAAACGGTTCGGATCGAGCAGGCGCAGGCGCGCGAAGTGGCTCTGTTGGCCCAGCTGCTCCGGGGTGGCGGTCAGCAGCAGCACGCCGGGGATGTGCTCGGCCAGCTGTTCGATCACTTGATATTCGCGGCTCGGCGCTTCTTCGCTCCAGGCCAGGTGGTGCGCTTCGTCGACCACCAGCAGATCCCACTGGGCGTCCGCCAGCTCTTCCAGGCGCTGCTTGTTGCGGCGCACGAAGTCCAGTGAGCAGATCACCAGCTGTTCGGTTTCGAACGGGTTGCTGCTGTCGAGCTTGGCTTCGGCGTAGCGGCTGTCGTCGAACAGCGAGAAGTAGAGGTTGAAGCGGCGCATCATCTCCACCAGCCACTGGTGCTGCAGCGTTTCCGGCACCACGATCAGCACGCGCTCGGCGCGGCCCGCCAGCAGCTGTTGGTGGATGATCATGCCGGCTTCGATGGTTTTGCCGAGGCCGACTTCGTCCGCCAGCAGGACGCGCGGCGCATGGCGCTGGCCGACTTCATGGGCGATGTGCAACTGGTGAGGGATCAGGCTGGCGCGCATGCCACGCAGGCCGGCGAACGGCAGGCGATACTGCTCGCTCTGGTATTTGCGCGCGCGGAAACGCAGCGCGAAACGGTCCATGCGGTCAATCTGGCCGGCGAACAGGCGATCCTGCGGTTTGCTGAAGGTCAGCTTGCTGTCCAGCAGCACTTCACGCATCGCCACGCCGCTTTCCTGGGTGTCCAGGCGGGTGCCGATATAGGTCAACAGACCGTTTTCCTCTTTCACCTCTTCCACCTGCAGCTGCCATCCCTCGTGGCTGCTGACGGTATCGCCCGGGTTGAACATCACACGGGTGATCGGCGAATCGTTTCTGGCATAGAGGCGGTTTTCACCGGTGGCGGGGAAAAGCAGGGTAATCATGCGCGCGTCCAGCGCCACGACGGTGCCCAGTCCTAATTCGCTTTCCGTGTCGCTGATCCAGCGTTGACCAAGAGTAAAAGGCATATATTGTCGGCTCGATTCTTTGTAAGTAAGTCTTGTTACCGGGCGGGAAGGGCCGCGGCACCTGTACTGAACGTCTGCTATCCCGGTTTGTTTTAAATTTGACGGGCAATAGCCGTTCACGCCATGCAGACGTCGCGAGACGGCAGGGCTAAGCGTGGTTCAGTTTTGGGAAGGGCGCTATGGTAATGGAAGGCGGCGCGTTCGTCACCTGCAAAACCGGATGATTTTTCTTAACCTGGCGCAATCTCAAAACAGCCCCATCTGCCCGGTGACCAGCGTGGTGAAATCGTCGTGCAAGAAAGGGAGTATAGCGTCTGCCACCGGTTGCAGCTGGCGTTCGAGGTAATGCTGATAGTCGATGGGCGAATGGCGCGTTTCCAGCGGTTCCGGCCCGGCGACGGTCATCACATAGCTGATCCAGCCACCGTTCTGATACTGCAGCGGTCGCCCCTGGCTGCGGTTGTAGTCGTCGGCGATACGCGCGGCGCGGGCGTGCGGCGGCACGTTACGCTGATAGTCGTCGAGCTTTCTGCGCAGGCGCTTGCGGTACACCAGTTGATCGTCGAAGTCGCCGTTCAGGGTTTTGCCGACGTAGTCGCGCACGTAGTCCTGGTAGGGTTGCCGTTTGAAGATACGCTGATAGAGCTGCTGCTGGAACTGCTGCGCCAGCGGCGTCCAGTCGGTGCGCACCGTTTCCAGGCCTTTGTACACCATCTCTTCCTCGCCGCCGGCGCGCGCGATCAGGCCGGCGTAGCGTTTTTTGCTGCCCTGTTCGGCACCGCGAATGGTCGGCATCAGGAAGCGGGAATAGTGGGTTTCGAACTCCAGCTCCAGCGCGTTCTCCAGCCCGAACTGCTGCTGCAGATGCTGTTGCCACCAGGCGTTGACCCGCTGCACCAGCGCCTGGCCGATCTGCGCCGCTTGCTGTTCTTCATGCGGCTGTTTCAGCCACACGAAGGTGGAATCGGTATCGCCGTAAATCACCTGATAGCCTTCGGCTTCGATCAGCTCGCGGGTTTGGCGCATGATCTCGTGGCCGCGCAGGGTGATCGATGACGCCAGCCGCGGATCGAAGAAGCGGCAGCCGCTCGATCCCAGCACGCCGTACAGCGCGTTCATGATGATCTTCAGCGCCTGCGACAGGGGCTTGTTGTGTTGGCGCTTGGCGGCCTCGCGGCCCTGCCAGATCTGCTCGACGATCGCCGGCAGGCAGTGTTTGCTGCGCGAGAAACGGGCGTTGCGAAAGCCGGGCACCGAGTCGGCGTCGTTTGGGTGGCGCATGCCTTCCACCAACCCGACCGGATCGATCAGGAAGGTGCGGATGATCGACGGATACAGGCTTTTGTAGTCCAGTACCAGCACCGAGTCGTACAGGCCGGGCCGGGAATCCATCACGAAGCCGCCGGGGCTGTGTTCCTCCGGCTGTTCGCCGAGATTGGGGGCGACAAAGCCCAGGCGGTGCATGCGCGGCATATAGAGGTGGCTGAAGGCCGCGACCGATCCGCCGCTGCGATCGGCCGCCAGCCCGGTGACGGTGGCGCGCTCCAGCAGGAAGTTGAGCAGATCGGCCTTGGCGAAGATGCGCGTTACCAGTTCGCAGTCCTTCAGGTTGTAGCGGGCCAGCGCCGGCTTGTCTTCGGCGAAGCGCCGGTCGATCTCCGCCATGCGCTGATAAGGGTTGTCGATGGCCTTGCCTTCGCCCAGCAGCTCCTGCGAAACGTATTCCAGGCTGAAGGAGGGAAAGTTCCAGGTGGCGGATTTTAGCGCCTCGATACCGTCGATGATCAGGCGGCCTGCGGCGGCGGCG
The sequence above is drawn from the Serratia sp. FDAARGOS_506 genome and encodes:
- the djlA gene encoding co-chaperone DjlA: MQYWGKLLGVIVAIWSGAGFWGVVLGLIIGHMIDTARSNKRSRGFFTDQQTRQTLFFRTTFQVMGHLTKSKGRVTEADIQIASLFMDRLQLHGEARIAAQQAFREGKQSQFPLRETLQQFRSICFGRFDLIRMFLEIQIQAAFADGSLHPNERQVLYVIAEELGISRAQFDQFLSMMEGGRQFGGGQQGGYSQGGYQQAQRGPTLEDACKVLGVRSSDDATTIKRAYRKLMSEHHPDKLVAKGLPPQMMEMAKQKAQEIQAAYDLIKREKGFK
- the rluA gene encoding bifunctional tRNA pseudouridine(32) synthase/23S rRNA pseudouridine(746) synthase RluA; the encoded protein is MEPYNPPQDPLHILYQDEHIMVVNKPSGLLSVPGRAPENKDSLMTRIQTDHPAAESVHRLDMATSGVIVVALNKAAERELKRQFREREPKKSYIARVWGHMAHDEGLVDLPLICDWPNRPLQKVCFETGKAAQTEYLVLSRDADGSTRVKLTPITGRSHQLRVHMLALGHPILGDGFYAPPEAKAMAPRLQLHAQELRITHPAFQTPMHFRAEPDF
- a CDS encoding DNA polymerase II produces the protein MTALQQGFLLTRHWRDTPAGTEVEFWLATDAGPRQLRLPPQTSVAFIPAEQRQRAELLLREERQAELKPLELTDFHHRPMLGLYCRQHRQLIKLEKLLREGGVAVYEADIRPPERYLMERFITAPVWFNGQANGGGPLLNGQMKPAPDYRPTLRLVSLDIETTAHGELYSIALEGCGQRQVYMLGPANGGDEPLDFDLEYCASRPQLLERLNAWLERHDPDAIIGWNLIQFDLRVLQKHAERYQIPLRLGRGGNLLEWREHGFKQNHFFAAAAGRLIIDGIEALKSATWNFPSFSLEYVSQELLGEGKAIDNPYQRMAEIDRRFAEDKPALARYNLKDCELVTRIFAKADLLNFLLERATVTGLAADRSGGSVAAFSHLYMPRMHRLGFVAPNLGEQPEEHSPGGFVMDSRPGLYDSVLVLDYKSLYPSIIRTFLIDPVGLVEGMRHPNDADSVPGFRNARFSRSKHCLPAIVEQIWQGREAAKRQHNKPLSQALKIIMNALYGVLGSSGCRFFDPRLASSITLRGHEIMRQTRELIEAEGYQVIYGDTDSTFVWLKQPHEEQQAAQIGQALVQRVNAWWQQHLQQQFGLENALELEFETHYSRFLMPTIRGAEQGSKKRYAGLIARAGGEEEMVYKGLETVRTDWTPLAQQFQQQLYQRIFKRQPYQDYVRDYVGKTLNGDFDDQLVYRKRLRRKLDDYQRNVPPHARAARIADDYNRSQGRPLQYQNGGWISYVMTVAGPEPLETRHSPIDYQHYLERQLQPVADAILPFLHDDFTTLVTGQMGLF
- the rapA gene encoding RNA polymerase-associated protein RapA, which codes for MPFTLGQRWISDTESELGLGTVVALDARMITLLFPATGENRLYARNDSPITRVMFNPGDTVSSHEGWQLQVEEVKEENGLLTYIGTRLDTQESGVAMREVLLDSKLTFSKPQDRLFAGQIDRMDRFALRFRARKYQSEQYRLPFAGLRGMRASLIPHQLHIAHEVGQRHAPRVLLADEVGLGKTIEAGMIIHQQLLAGRAERVLIVVPETLQHQWLVEMMRRFNLYFSLFDDSRYAEAKLDSSNPFETEQLVICSLDFVRRNKQRLEELADAQWDLLVVDEAHHLAWSEEAPSREYQVIEQLAEHIPGVLLLTATPEQLGQQSHFARLRLLDPNRFHDYGEFVAEQQKYRPVADAVTLLLSGERLADDKLNLLGELIDEQDIEPLLKAANSEGDNAEQARQELVSMLMDRHGTSRVLFRNTRNGVKGFPHRNLHQIKLPLPTQYQTAIKVSGIMGAKKSVEARARDMLYPEQIYQEFEGENATWWNFDPRVEWLLDYLLANRNEKVLVICAKADTALQLEQVLREREAIRAAVFHEGLSIIERDRAAAYFASEEEGAQVLLCSEIGSEGRNFQFASQLVMFDLPFNPDLLEQRIGRLDRIGQMHDIQIMVPYLEHTAQAVLGRWFHEGLDAFEHTCPTGRTIYDSCYEQLIGYLAAPTEQEGFDEFIHACRQQHDQLKAQLEQGRDRLLEMHSNGGDKAQALAAAIAEQDNDVNLVGFALNLFDIVGINQEDRSDNLIVLTPSDHMLVPDFPGLPQDGCTVTFDRDQALSREDAQFVSWEHPIIRNGLDLILSGDTGSCAVSLLKNKALPVGTLLVELVYVVEAQAPKHLQLTRFLPPTPIRMLMDRKGTNLAAQVEFESFNRQLNAVNRHTSSKLVNAVQQDVHAMLQQAESLVEAQARTLIEQAKQEADDKLSAELARLEALKAVNPNIRDDEVETLEFNRRQVLANLNEAGWRLDAIRLVVVTHQ